From the Kogia breviceps isolate mKogBre1 chromosome 15, mKogBre1 haplotype 1, whole genome shotgun sequence genome, one window contains:
- the PXN gene encoding paxillin isoform X15 yields the protein MDDLDALLADLESTTSHISKRPVFLSEETPYSYPTGNHTYQEIAVPPPVPPPPSSEALNGTVLDPLDQWQPSTSRFIHQQPPSPSPVYGSSAKTSSASNPQDGVGLPCPRAGEEEHVYSFPNKQKSAEPSPTVMSSSLGSNLSELDRLLLELNAVQHNPPGFPADEANSSPPLSGALSPHYGIPENNSPLGGKAGPLTKEKPKRNGGRGLEDVRPSVESLLDELESSVPSPVPAITVNQGEMSSPQRVTSSQQQTRISASSATRELDELMASLSDFKTSSSAVALSSPRLLPNSAPSPYHILSPPLPPPGPSVFLPPPRKPSLRGHGHTLEVLCPEDNVAPSWLDLAGLGEMPDTPNSRSPSTESSLGPPGAESQACVWRDPPNASLVSEFSRVPPSHTLPHAGCTGLQEAGEPQVLSANPLCPVEAVAATWECPWALEALRPEFPRGAMPSFQEVIEPAATAVDRQAIFPDTWSLMKARGQQKERARPEPGEPESRCPAPVEEEQLGGETATGGSLVRPAQGPKTPRRPEGTTEAAAEARRERPELPQAVVVDTPNTTERISTSGQIRSMIRRSRETGHAHPMSREPSPRRQLDPATLSRTPSQERLIAELQGRLGIQPEVEEAEGASGASAEDWLTEGVVITVQPCGRRARGQLVEKIQGLEQRVDGELCWAAGWPPNSSQSSPEGQDEGGFMAQGRTGSSSPPGGPPKPGSQLDSMLGSLQSDLNKLGVATVAKGVCGACKKPIAGQVVTAMGKTWHPEHFVCTHCQEEIGSRNFFERDGQPYCEKDYHNLFSPRCYYCNGPILDKVVTALDRTWHPEHFFCAQCGAFFGPEGFHEKDGKAYCRKDYFDMFAPKCGGCARAILENYISALNTLWHPECFVCRECFTPFVNGSFFEHDGQPYCEVHYHERRGSLCSGCQKPITGRCITAMAKKFHPEHFVCAFCLKQLNKGTFKEQNDKPYCQNCFVKLFC from the exons ACGCCCTGCTGGCAGACTTGGAGTCCACGACCTCCCACATCTCCAAACGGCCTGTGTTCCTGTCTGAGGAGACCCCCTACTCGTACCCGACAGGAAACCACACATACCAGGAGATTGCCGTGCCACCCCCTGTCCCTCCACCCCCGTCCAGCGAGGCCCTCAATGGCACGGTCCTTGACCCCTTAGACCAGTGGCAGCCGAGCACCTCCCGATTCATCCACCAGCAG CCTCCATCCCCGTCCCCCGTGTACGGCTCCAGTGCTAAAACTTCCAGTGCCTCCAACCCCCAGGACGGCGTCGGCCTTCCGTGTCCCCGAGCCGGTGAGGAAGAGCACGTGTACAG CTTCCCCAACAAGCAGAAGTCGGCCGAGCCTTCACCCACCGTCATGAGCTCCTCCTTGGGCAGCAACCTTTCTGAACTCGACCGCCTGCTTCTGGAGCTGAACGCCGTGCAGCATAACCCGCCAGGCTTCCCTGCAG ATGAGGCCAACTCAAGCCCCCCACTGTCTGGGGCTCTGAGCCCCCACTACGGCATCCCGGAGAATAACAGCCCACTGGGGGGCAAAGCTGGGCCACTGACCAAAGAGAAGCCCAAGCGGAACGGAGGCCGGGGCCTGGAGGACGTGCGGCCCAGCGTGGAGAGTCTCTTGGATGAGCTGGAGAGCTCAGTGCCCAGCCCTGT CCCTGCCATCACTGTGAACCAGGGCGAGATGAGCAGCCCCCAGCGAGTCACCTCCAGCCAGCAGCAGACACGCATCTCCGCCTCTTCTGCCACCAGGGAGCTGGATGAGCTGATGGCCTCGCTGTCGGATTTTAAG aCCAGCTCCTCTGCTGTGGCCTTGAGCTCCCCAAGGCTGCTGCCCAACTCAGCTCCATCCCCATACCACatactttctcctcctcttcctcctcctgggcCCTCTGTATTCCTGCCACCCCCTAGGAAACCTTCCCTTCGAGGCCACGGCCACACCCTGGAGGTCCTCTGCCCTGAGGACAATGTGGCCCCCAGCTGGCTTGATTTGGCTGGCCTTGGGGAGATGCCTGACACCCCCAACTCAAGGTCTCCCTCCACGGAGAGTTCTCTGGGGCCACCGGGTGCAGAGAGCCAGGCTTGCGTTTGGAGGGACCCACCAAACGCGAGCCTGGTGAGTGAGTTCTCCAGGGTGCCCCCCAGCCACACTCTACCCCACGCTGGGTGCACAGGTCTCCAGGAGGCTGGGGAACCCCAAGTGCTGTCGGCCAACCCTCTGTGCCCAGTAGAGGCCGTGGCTGCCACATGGGAGTGTCCGTGGGCTCTGGAGGCGCTTAGGCCTGAGTTCCCCCGGGGAGCTATGCCCAGCTTCCAGGAAGTAATTGAGCCAGCCGCCACGGCTGTGGACCGTCAGGCTATCTTCCCGGATACCTGGAGTCTCATGAAGGCACGTGGACAGCAGAAGGAGAGGGCAAGGCCAGAGCCAGGGGAGCCAGAGAGCAGATGCCCTGCCCCAGTTGAGGAGGAGCAGTTAGGTGGAGAGACGGCCACGGGGGGCAGCCTGGTCAGGCCAGCCCAGGGACCCAAGACCCCCAGGAGGCCAGAGGGCACCACTGAAGCTGCTGCAGAGGCCAGGAGGGAACGGCCAGAACTTCCACAGGCTGTGGTCGTGGACACACCCAACACCACGGAGAGGATTTCCACCTCTGGCCAG ATCCGCTCCATGATCAGGAGGAGCCGGGAGACCGGCCACGCTCACCCCATGTCCCGGGAGCCCTCCCCTCGTCGCCAGCTGGACCCCGCCACCCTGAGCAGGACCCCGTCCCAGGAGCGGCTCATCGCGGAGCTGCAGGGTCGGCTGGGCATCCAGCCGGAGGTGGAGGAGGCCGAGGGGGCCTCGGGGGCCTCTGCCGAGGACTGGCTGACCGAGGGCGTCGTCATCACTGTGCAGCCGTGTGGGAGGCGGGCTAGGGGGCAGCTGGTAGAGAAG ATCCAGGGCCTGGAACAAAGAGTGGACGGAGAGCTGTGCTGGGCGGCCGGCTGGCCTCCGAACAGCAGCCAGAGCAGCCCTGAAGGGCAGGACGAGGGAGGG TTCATGGCCCAGGGGAGGACAGGGAGCAGCTCTCCCCCGGGAGGGCCCCCAAAGCCTGGGAGCCAGCTTGACAGCATGCTGGGGAGCCTGCAGTCTGACCTGAACAAACTGGGGGTCGCCACAGTCGCCAAGGGGGTCTGCGGGGCCTGCAAGAAACCCATCGCTGGGCAG GTCGTGACCGCCATGGGGAAGACGTGGCACCCAGAGCACTTCGTCTGCACCCACTGCCAGGAGGAGATCGGATCCCGGAACTTCTTTGAGCGGGATGGACAGCCCTACTGTGAAAAGGACTATCACAACCTCTTCTCTCCGCGCTGCTACTACTGCAACGGGCCCATCCTGGAT AAAGTGGTGACAGCCCTTGACCGGACGTGGCACCCTGAGCACTTCTTCTGTGCCCAGTGTGGAGCCTTCTTTGGGCCTGAAG GGTTCCATGAGAAAGACGGCAAGGCCTACTGCCGGAAGGATTACTTTGACATGTTCGCCCCCAAGTGTGGCGGCTGCGCCCGAGCCATCCTGGAGAACTACATCTCGGCCCTCAACACCCTGTGGCATCCTGAGTGCTTTGTGTGTCGG GAATGCTTCACACCATTTGTCAATGGCAGCTTCTTCGAGCATGACGGGCAGCCCTACTGTGAGGTGCACTACCACGAGCGGCGGGGCTCGCTGTGCTCCGGCTGCCAGAAGCCCATCACGGGCCGCTGCATCACCGCCATGGCCAAGAAGTTCCACCCGGAGCACTTTGTCTGTGCCTTCTGCCTCAAGCAGCTCAACAAGGGCACCTTCAAGGAGCAGAACGACAAGCCTTACTGTCAGAACTGCTTCGTCAAGCTCTTCTGCTAG
- the PXN gene encoding paxillin isoform X30 → MDDLDALLADLESTTSHISKRPVFLSEETPYSYPTGNHTYQEIAVPPPVPPPPSSEALNGTVLDPLDQWQPSTSRFIHQQPPSPSPVYGSSAKTSSASNPQDGVGLPCPRAGEEEHVYSFPNKQKSAEPSPTVMSSSLGSNLSELDRLLLELNAVQHNPPGFPADEANSSPPLSGALSPHYGIPENNSPLGGKAGPLTKEKPKRNGGRGLEDVRPSVESLLDELESSVPSPVPAITVNQGEMSSPQRVTSSQQQTRISASSATRELDELMASLSDFKFMAQGRTGSSSPPGGPPKPGSQLDSMLGSLQSDLNKLGVATVAKGVCGACKKPIAGQVVTAMGKTWHPEHFVCTHCQEEIGSRNFFERDGQPYCEKDYHNLFSPRCYYCNGPILDKVVTALDRTWHPEHFFCAQCGAFFGPEGFHEKDGKAYCRKDYFDMFAPKCGGCARAILENYISALNTLWHPECFVCRECFTPFVNGSFFEHDGQPYCEVHYHERRGSLCSGCQKPITGRCITAMAKKFHPEHFVCAFCLKQLNKGTFKEQNDKPYCQNCFVKLFC, encoded by the exons ACGCCCTGCTGGCAGACTTGGAGTCCACGACCTCCCACATCTCCAAACGGCCTGTGTTCCTGTCTGAGGAGACCCCCTACTCGTACCCGACAGGAAACCACACATACCAGGAGATTGCCGTGCCACCCCCTGTCCCTCCACCCCCGTCCAGCGAGGCCCTCAATGGCACGGTCCTTGACCCCTTAGACCAGTGGCAGCCGAGCACCTCCCGATTCATCCACCAGCAG CCTCCATCCCCGTCCCCCGTGTACGGCTCCAGTGCTAAAACTTCCAGTGCCTCCAACCCCCAGGACGGCGTCGGCCTTCCGTGTCCCCGAGCCGGTGAGGAAGAGCACGTGTACAG CTTCCCCAACAAGCAGAAGTCGGCCGAGCCTTCACCCACCGTCATGAGCTCCTCCTTGGGCAGCAACCTTTCTGAACTCGACCGCCTGCTTCTGGAGCTGAACGCCGTGCAGCATAACCCGCCAGGCTTCCCTGCAG ATGAGGCCAACTCAAGCCCCCCACTGTCTGGGGCTCTGAGCCCCCACTACGGCATCCCGGAGAATAACAGCCCACTGGGGGGCAAAGCTGGGCCACTGACCAAAGAGAAGCCCAAGCGGAACGGAGGCCGGGGCCTGGAGGACGTGCGGCCCAGCGTGGAGAGTCTCTTGGATGAGCTGGAGAGCTCAGTGCCCAGCCCTGT CCCTGCCATCACTGTGAACCAGGGCGAGATGAGCAGCCCCCAGCGAGTCACCTCCAGCCAGCAGCAGACACGCATCTCCGCCTCTTCTGCCACCAGGGAGCTGGATGAGCTGATGGCCTCGCTGTCGGATTTTAAG TTCATGGCCCAGGGGAGGACAGGGAGCAGCTCTCCCCCGGGAGGGCCCCCAAAGCCTGGGAGCCAGCTTGACAGCATGCTGGGGAGCCTGCAGTCTGACCTGAACAAACTGGGGGTCGCCACAGTCGCCAAGGGGGTCTGCGGGGCCTGCAAGAAACCCATCGCTGGGCAG GTCGTGACCGCCATGGGGAAGACGTGGCACCCAGAGCACTTCGTCTGCACCCACTGCCAGGAGGAGATCGGATCCCGGAACTTCTTTGAGCGGGATGGACAGCCCTACTGTGAAAAGGACTATCACAACCTCTTCTCTCCGCGCTGCTACTACTGCAACGGGCCCATCCTGGAT AAAGTGGTGACAGCCCTTGACCGGACGTGGCACCCTGAGCACTTCTTCTGTGCCCAGTGTGGAGCCTTCTTTGGGCCTGAAG GGTTCCATGAGAAAGACGGCAAGGCCTACTGCCGGAAGGATTACTTTGACATGTTCGCCCCCAAGTGTGGCGGCTGCGCCCGAGCCATCCTGGAGAACTACATCTCGGCCCTCAACACCCTGTGGCATCCTGAGTGCTTTGTGTGTCGG GAATGCTTCACACCATTTGTCAATGGCAGCTTCTTCGAGCATGACGGGCAGCCCTACTGTGAGGTGCACTACCACGAGCGGCGGGGCTCGCTGTGCTCCGGCTGCCAGAAGCCCATCACGGGCCGCTGCATCACCGCCATGGCCAAGAAGTTCCACCCGGAGCACTTTGTCTGTGCCTTCTGCCTCAAGCAGCTCAACAAGGGCACCTTCAAGGAGCAGAACGACAAGCCTTACTGTCAGAACTGCTTCGTCAAGCTCTTCTGCTAG
- the PXN gene encoding paxillin isoform X26 yields MDDLDALLADLESTTSHISKRPVFLSEETPYSYPTGNHTYQEIAVPPPVPPPPSSEALNGTVLDPLDQWQPSTSRFIHQQPPSPSPVYGSSAKTSSASNPQDGVGLPCPRAGEEEHVYSFPNKQKSAEPSPTVMSSSLGSNLSELDRLLLELNAVQHNPPGFPADEANSSPPLSGALSPHYGIPENNSPLGGKAGPLTKEKPKRNGGRGLEDVRPSVESLLDELESSVPSPVPAITVNQGEMSSPQRVTSSQQQTRISASSATRELDELMASLSDFKVVFPPGSPIPLRRTFSVLPSPPPPSPLLQHRKDASASSSSPRPSPPTSSTLGPSVLPRGPPGVQSAGAGPREDGVQGPTPPTPAPHSVRSMGCQTDEDPLFPPMQFMAQGRTGSSSPPGGPPKPGSQLDSMLGSLQSDLNKLGVATVAKGVCGACKKPIAGQVVTAMGKTWHPEHFVCTHCQEEIGSRNFFERDGQPYCEKDYHNLFSPRCYYCNGPILDKVVTALDRTWHPEHFFCAQCGAFFGPEGFHEKDGKAYCRKDYFDMFAPKCGGCARAILENYISALNTLWHPECFVCRECFTPFVNGSFFEHDGQPYCEVHYHERRGSLCSGCQKPITGRCITAMAKKFHPEHFVCAFCLKQLNKGTFKEQNDKPYCQNCFVKLFC; encoded by the exons ACGCCCTGCTGGCAGACTTGGAGTCCACGACCTCCCACATCTCCAAACGGCCTGTGTTCCTGTCTGAGGAGACCCCCTACTCGTACCCGACAGGAAACCACACATACCAGGAGATTGCCGTGCCACCCCCTGTCCCTCCACCCCCGTCCAGCGAGGCCCTCAATGGCACGGTCCTTGACCCCTTAGACCAGTGGCAGCCGAGCACCTCCCGATTCATCCACCAGCAG CCTCCATCCCCGTCCCCCGTGTACGGCTCCAGTGCTAAAACTTCCAGTGCCTCCAACCCCCAGGACGGCGTCGGCCTTCCGTGTCCCCGAGCCGGTGAGGAAGAGCACGTGTACAG CTTCCCCAACAAGCAGAAGTCGGCCGAGCCTTCACCCACCGTCATGAGCTCCTCCTTGGGCAGCAACCTTTCTGAACTCGACCGCCTGCTTCTGGAGCTGAACGCCGTGCAGCATAACCCGCCAGGCTTCCCTGCAG ATGAGGCCAACTCAAGCCCCCCACTGTCTGGGGCTCTGAGCCCCCACTACGGCATCCCGGAGAATAACAGCCCACTGGGGGGCAAAGCTGGGCCACTGACCAAAGAGAAGCCCAAGCGGAACGGAGGCCGGGGCCTGGAGGACGTGCGGCCCAGCGTGGAGAGTCTCTTGGATGAGCTGGAGAGCTCAGTGCCCAGCCCTGT CCCTGCCATCACTGTGAACCAGGGCGAGATGAGCAGCCCCCAGCGAGTCACCTCCAGCCAGCAGCAGACACGCATCTCCGCCTCTTCTGCCACCAGGGAGCTGGATGAGCTGATGGCCTCGCTGTCGGATTTTAAG gTTGTCTTCCCTCCTGGCTCTCCCATTCCCCTGAGAAGAACCTTCTCTGTtctgccttctcctcctcctcccagccctttgCTCCAGCATCGCAAAGACGCCTCGGCCAGCAGTTCTTCTCCCCGGCCCAGCCCGCCCACCTCCTCCACCCTGGGGCCCTCGGTTCTTCCTCGAGGTCCCCCCGGGGTCCAGAGTGCTGGGGCGGGGCCACGGGAAGACGGTGTGCAGGGCCCCACCCCGCCCACTCCTGCGCCCCACTCTGTGAGGTCCATGGGCTGCCAGACCGACGAGGACCCACTCTTCCCCCCGATGCAG TTCATGGCCCAGGGGAGGACAGGGAGCAGCTCTCCCCCGGGAGGGCCCCCAAAGCCTGGGAGCCAGCTTGACAGCATGCTGGGGAGCCTGCAGTCTGACCTGAACAAACTGGGGGTCGCCACAGTCGCCAAGGGGGTCTGCGGGGCCTGCAAGAAACCCATCGCTGGGCAG GTCGTGACCGCCATGGGGAAGACGTGGCACCCAGAGCACTTCGTCTGCACCCACTGCCAGGAGGAGATCGGATCCCGGAACTTCTTTGAGCGGGATGGACAGCCCTACTGTGAAAAGGACTATCACAACCTCTTCTCTCCGCGCTGCTACTACTGCAACGGGCCCATCCTGGAT AAAGTGGTGACAGCCCTTGACCGGACGTGGCACCCTGAGCACTTCTTCTGTGCCCAGTGTGGAGCCTTCTTTGGGCCTGAAG GGTTCCATGAGAAAGACGGCAAGGCCTACTGCCGGAAGGATTACTTTGACATGTTCGCCCCCAAGTGTGGCGGCTGCGCCCGAGCCATCCTGGAGAACTACATCTCGGCCCTCAACACCCTGTGGCATCCTGAGTGCTTTGTGTGTCGG GAATGCTTCACACCATTTGTCAATGGCAGCTTCTTCGAGCATGACGGGCAGCCCTACTGTGAGGTGCACTACCACGAGCGGCGGGGCTCGCTGTGCTCCGGCTGCCAGAAGCCCATCACGGGCCGCTGCATCACCGCCATGGCCAAGAAGTTCCACCCGGAGCACTTTGTCTGTGCCTTCTGCCTCAAGCAGCTCAACAAGGGCACCTTCAAGGAGCAGAACGACAAGCCTTACTGTCAGAACTGCTTCGTCAAGCTCTTCTGCTAG
- the PXN gene encoding paxillin isoform X12 — MDDLDALLADLESTTSHISKRPVFLSEETPYSYPTGNHTYQEIAVPPPVPPPPSSEALNGTVLDPLDQWQPSTSRFIHQQPPSPSPVYGSSAKTSSASNPQDGVGLPCPRAGEEEHVYSFPNKQKSAEPSPTVMSSSLGSNLSELDRLLLELNAVQHNPPGFPADEANSSPPLSGALSPHYGIPENNSPLGGKAGPLTKEKPKRNGGRGLEDVRPSVESLLDELESSVPSPVPAITVNQGEMSSPQRVTSSQQQTRISASSATRELDELMASLSDFKTSSSAVALSSPRLLPNSAPSPYHILSPPLPPPGPSVFLPPPRKPSLRGHGHTLEVLCPEDNVAPSWLDLAGLGEMPDTPNSRSPSTESSLGPPGAESQACVWRDPPNASLVSEFSRVPPSHTLPHAGCTGLQEAGEPQVLSANPLCPVEAVAATWECPWALEALRPEFPRGAMPSFQEVIEPAATAVDRQAIFPDTWSLMKARGQQKERARPEPGEPESRCPAPVEEEQLGGETATGGSLVRPAQGPKTPRRPEGTTEAAAEARRERPELPQAVVVDTPNTTERISTSGQAGVVFPPGSPIPLRRTFSVLPSPPPPSPLLQHRKDASASSSSPRPSPPTSSTLGPSVLPRGPPGVQSAGAGPREDGVQGPTPPTPAPHSVRSMGCQTDEDPLFPPMQIQGLEQRVDGELCWAAGWPPNSSQSSPEGQDEGGFMAQGRTGSSSPPGGPPKPGSQLDSMLGSLQSDLNKLGVATVAKGVCGACKKPIAGQVVTAMGKTWHPEHFVCTHCQEEIGSRNFFERDGQPYCEKDYHNLFSPRCYYCNGPILDKVVTALDRTWHPEHFFCAQCGAFFGPEGFHEKDGKAYCRKDYFDMFAPKCGGCARAILENYISALNTLWHPECFVCRECFTPFVNGSFFEHDGQPYCEVHYHERRGSLCSGCQKPITGRCITAMAKKFHPEHFVCAFCLKQLNKGTFKEQNDKPYCQNCFVKLFC; from the exons ACGCCCTGCTGGCAGACTTGGAGTCCACGACCTCCCACATCTCCAAACGGCCTGTGTTCCTGTCTGAGGAGACCCCCTACTCGTACCCGACAGGAAACCACACATACCAGGAGATTGCCGTGCCACCCCCTGTCCCTCCACCCCCGTCCAGCGAGGCCCTCAATGGCACGGTCCTTGACCCCTTAGACCAGTGGCAGCCGAGCACCTCCCGATTCATCCACCAGCAG CCTCCATCCCCGTCCCCCGTGTACGGCTCCAGTGCTAAAACTTCCAGTGCCTCCAACCCCCAGGACGGCGTCGGCCTTCCGTGTCCCCGAGCCGGTGAGGAAGAGCACGTGTACAG CTTCCCCAACAAGCAGAAGTCGGCCGAGCCTTCACCCACCGTCATGAGCTCCTCCTTGGGCAGCAACCTTTCTGAACTCGACCGCCTGCTTCTGGAGCTGAACGCCGTGCAGCATAACCCGCCAGGCTTCCCTGCAG ATGAGGCCAACTCAAGCCCCCCACTGTCTGGGGCTCTGAGCCCCCACTACGGCATCCCGGAGAATAACAGCCCACTGGGGGGCAAAGCTGGGCCACTGACCAAAGAGAAGCCCAAGCGGAACGGAGGCCGGGGCCTGGAGGACGTGCGGCCCAGCGTGGAGAGTCTCTTGGATGAGCTGGAGAGCTCAGTGCCCAGCCCTGT CCCTGCCATCACTGTGAACCAGGGCGAGATGAGCAGCCCCCAGCGAGTCACCTCCAGCCAGCAGCAGACACGCATCTCCGCCTCTTCTGCCACCAGGGAGCTGGATGAGCTGATGGCCTCGCTGTCGGATTTTAAG aCCAGCTCCTCTGCTGTGGCCTTGAGCTCCCCAAGGCTGCTGCCCAACTCAGCTCCATCCCCATACCACatactttctcctcctcttcctcctcctgggcCCTCTGTATTCCTGCCACCCCCTAGGAAACCTTCCCTTCGAGGCCACGGCCACACCCTGGAGGTCCTCTGCCCTGAGGACAATGTGGCCCCCAGCTGGCTTGATTTGGCTGGCCTTGGGGAGATGCCTGACACCCCCAACTCAAGGTCTCCCTCCACGGAGAGTTCTCTGGGGCCACCGGGTGCAGAGAGCCAGGCTTGCGTTTGGAGGGACCCACCAAACGCGAGCCTGGTGAGTGAGTTCTCCAGGGTGCCCCCCAGCCACACTCTACCCCACGCTGGGTGCACAGGTCTCCAGGAGGCTGGGGAACCCCAAGTGCTGTCGGCCAACCCTCTGTGCCCAGTAGAGGCCGTGGCTGCCACATGGGAGTGTCCGTGGGCTCTGGAGGCGCTTAGGCCTGAGTTCCCCCGGGGAGCTATGCCCAGCTTCCAGGAAGTAATTGAGCCAGCCGCCACGGCTGTGGACCGTCAGGCTATCTTCCCGGATACCTGGAGTCTCATGAAGGCACGTGGACAGCAGAAGGAGAGGGCAAGGCCAGAGCCAGGGGAGCCAGAGAGCAGATGCCCTGCCCCAGTTGAGGAGGAGCAGTTAGGTGGAGAGACGGCCACGGGGGGCAGCCTGGTCAGGCCAGCCCAGGGACCCAAGACCCCCAGGAGGCCAGAGGGCACCACTGAAGCTGCTGCAGAGGCCAGGAGGGAACGGCCAGAACTTCCACAGGCTGTGGTCGTGGACACACCCAACACCACGGAGAGGATTTCCACCTCTGGCCAGGCAGGC gTTGTCTTCCCTCCTGGCTCTCCCATTCCCCTGAGAAGAACCTTCTCTGTtctgccttctcctcctcctcccagccctttgCTCCAGCATCGCAAAGACGCCTCGGCCAGCAGTTCTTCTCCCCGGCCCAGCCCGCCCACCTCCTCCACCCTGGGGCCCTCGGTTCTTCCTCGAGGTCCCCCCGGGGTCCAGAGTGCTGGGGCGGGGCCACGGGAAGACGGTGTGCAGGGCCCCACCCCGCCCACTCCTGCGCCCCACTCTGTGAGGTCCATGGGCTGCCAGACCGACGAGGACCCACTCTTCCCCCCGATGCAG ATCCAGGGCCTGGAACAAAGAGTGGACGGAGAGCTGTGCTGGGCGGCCGGCTGGCCTCCGAACAGCAGCCAGAGCAGCCCTGAAGGGCAGGACGAGGGAGGG TTCATGGCCCAGGGGAGGACAGGGAGCAGCTCTCCCCCGGGAGGGCCCCCAAAGCCTGGGAGCCAGCTTGACAGCATGCTGGGGAGCCTGCAGTCTGACCTGAACAAACTGGGGGTCGCCACAGTCGCCAAGGGGGTCTGCGGGGCCTGCAAGAAACCCATCGCTGGGCAG GTCGTGACCGCCATGGGGAAGACGTGGCACCCAGAGCACTTCGTCTGCACCCACTGCCAGGAGGAGATCGGATCCCGGAACTTCTTTGAGCGGGATGGACAGCCCTACTGTGAAAAGGACTATCACAACCTCTTCTCTCCGCGCTGCTACTACTGCAACGGGCCCATCCTGGAT AAAGTGGTGACAGCCCTTGACCGGACGTGGCACCCTGAGCACTTCTTCTGTGCCCAGTGTGGAGCCTTCTTTGGGCCTGAAG GGTTCCATGAGAAAGACGGCAAGGCCTACTGCCGGAAGGATTACTTTGACATGTTCGCCCCCAAGTGTGGCGGCTGCGCCCGAGCCATCCTGGAGAACTACATCTCGGCCCTCAACACCCTGTGGCATCCTGAGTGCTTTGTGTGTCGG GAATGCTTCACACCATTTGTCAATGGCAGCTTCTTCGAGCATGACGGGCAGCCCTACTGTGAGGTGCACTACCACGAGCGGCGGGGCTCGCTGTGCTCCGGCTGCCAGAAGCCCATCACGGGCCGCTGCATCACCGCCATGGCCAAGAAGTTCCACCCGGAGCACTTTGTCTGTGCCTTCTGCCTCAAGCAGCTCAACAAGGGCACCTTCAAGGAGCAGAACGACAAGCCTTACTGTCAGAACTGCTTCGTCAAGCTCTTCTGCTAG